GGCGTCAAGGCGGATAAGGTTGAATACAAATTGCCGGTTACACCTGGAGATCGGGGTGCAGTTCTTGCGCTGCTTCAAAAAAATGGCATCACCGCCGAAGAAAAAATCATCTGTATCAATCCCCAGGCGACCTGGGAAACCAAATTGTGGGACAATAAAAAATTTGCAGATTTAAGCGACCGGATACAAGAACGATACGGCGCCCGGATTGTGTTCACCGGTGGGCCTGAGGACAGGCCAGTCATTGACACCATTATATCCATGACAAATAAAGCCGGTATCAATCTGGCCGGTTTGACCACACTGAAAATGCTGGCCGCCCTGTATGAACAGGCAGAGGTTCTTGTCACCACAGATACCGGCCCCATGCATCTTGGGGCTGCGGCCGGGACACGTGTGGTTGCCATTTTCGGATCTACCGCGCCGTGGCGAACCGGGCCGTATGGTTCAAATCATGTGGTGGTTCGGTCAGGCGAAAGATGCTCTCCCTGCTTCAAAAGAAAATGTGAGCATAGGACATGCATGCGTGACATATCCGTGGATCAAGTCATGTCTGCAGTAGATAAACAGATGGGGCTGAAGCTATGAACATATCCGTCATTGTCACCACCTATAACCGGCCGGACAGTTTAAAAAAAGTGCTTGAAGGCCTGTTGTATCAAACCGTATTGCCTTTGGAAATCATTGTTGCAGACGACGGTTCAACAGTAGAGACCTCACATATTGTCGAGCAAATGGCCGTATCATCCCCGGATTGCCCGATACATCATGTCCGGCATGAGGACCTCGGATTTAGGGCGGCTGAGATAAGAAATAAGGCGATCTTGAAATCTTCGGGCGACTATATCATATCCCTTGACGGAGATTGTATTCCTGATCGGCATTTTATTCAGGATCACCGCCACCTTGCCAAACCCGGATATTTTTTTCAAGGCAAACGGGTTCTTGTGGAAAAGGCGCTCCAAGAGGCGTTTAATTTCTCTCATACACAAAAAATATTATGGCTTATTGCCAACGCCCTTAAAGGACAGATCTCCAATGCCCATCATCTGGTTAGGCTCCCTTTTGTACCGGTAGTGACAACCACTAAAATGTCAGGTATCCGTAGTTGTAATATGGGTTTTTTTAAAAAAGATCTTTTTATCGTCAATGGATTTAACCAGGCGTTTCA
This window of the uncultured Desulfobacter sp. genome carries:
- the waaC gene encoding lipopolysaccharide heptosyltransferase I, encoding MNILIVKMSAIGDVIHTLPALNALRSHFPDARITWLVEEAAADLVVGHPSVDNVIVSKRKRWIKALFSSSFPRALVKILSFIRALRETEYDMVIDFQGLLKSGVMVMLAKGKKKIGFNKGMEHAECSHLFYNHRIAPVSMEIHALKRGLMMIESLGVKADKVEYKLPVTPGDRGAVLALLQKNGITAEEKIICINPQATWETKLWDNKKFADLSDRIQERYGARIVFTGGPEDRPVIDTIISMTNKAGINLAGLTTLKMLAALYEQAEVLVTTDTGPMHLGAAAGTRVVAIFGSTAPWRTGPYGSNHVVVRSGERCSPCFKRKCEHRTCMRDISVDQVMSAVDKQMGLKL
- a CDS encoding glycosyltransferase family 2 protein produces the protein MNISVIVTTYNRPDSLKKVLEGLLYQTVLPLEIIVADDGSTVETSHIVEQMAVSSPDCPIHHVRHEDLGFRAAEIRNKAILKSSGDYIISLDGDCIPDRHFIQDHRHLAKPGYFFQGKRVLVEKALQEAFNFSHTQKILWLIANALKGQISNAHHLVRLPFVPVVTTTKMSGIRSCNMGFFKKDLFIVNGFNQAFQGWGREDSELAVRLYNYGLKRREHPFMAVCFHLWHQENDRTNIEKNDQLLKEVMDAGRYRCADGLVDDGVEEKK